A genomic stretch from Cydia amplana chromosome 1, ilCydAmpl1.1, whole genome shotgun sequence includes:
- the LOC134651651 gene encoding DNA polymerase beta-like, with amino-acid sequence MSKRKNPSGTDNLNGDFCDFLMELADFEKNVSRNIHKYNAYRKAASVLASHSKRIESGDEAKKLNGIGEKISKKIDEFIQTGKLQKLENIHHDEEAQSISLLTRVSGIGPVKAADLVKSGIKTIEDLRNNQNKLNHHQLIGLKYFEDFEKKIPRSEVKEIETNLRANILQLDPQFTVTICGSYRRGKQESGDIDALVTHPSVVADSKKKHNEQLLRNIVDALTGLVTDTISMGDTKFMGVCRLPDLPARRLDIRLVPPAQYHCAVLYFTGSDVFNKQMRAHALEKGFTLNEYSLRPVGVTGVPGEPVPVSSEEDIFEYIDYPYKKPEDRNM; translated from the exons ATGAGTAAACGTAAAAATCCTTCGGGAACGGACAACTTAAATGGGGACTTCTGCGACTTCTTGATGGAATTAGCAGACTTTGAAAAAAATGTTAGTCGGAACATACACAAGTACAATGCCTACAGGAAAGCAGCAAGTGTTCTAGCTTCTCACAGCAAGAGAATAGAATCCGGAGATGAGGCCAAAAAATTGAACGGAATTGGTGAAAAAATTTCAAAGAAAATCGATGAATTTATACAAACCGGAAAACTGCAGAAGCTTGAAAATATCCATCATGATGAGGAAGCTCAATCCATCAGTTTACTTACGCGAGTTTCAGGAATAGGTCCCGTGAAAGCAGCTGACTTAGTAAAGAGCGGAATTAAAACTATAGAAGATCTCAGAAATAACCAGAACAAATTAAACCATCATCAACTGATTGGTCTAAA ATATTTTGAAGATTTTGAAAAGAAGATACCAAGATCGGAGGTAAAAGAAATTGAAACAAATTTGAGAGCCAACATTTTGCAACTAGATCCTCAATTCACCGTGACAATTTGTGGCAGTTACAG GCGCGGCAAGCAGGAAAGCGGTGATATAGACGCGCTCGTTACCCACCCTTCTGTGGTAGCGGATAGTAAGAAGAAACACAACGAACAACTGCTCAGGAACATAGTGGATGCCTTGACCGGATTGGTCACTGACACTATTTCTATGGGAGACACTAAATTCATG GGTGTATGTCGACTACCAGACCTACCGGCGCGCCGCCTTGACATCAGACTAGTCCCACCCGCGCAGTACCACTGCGCCGTGCTGTACTTCACGGGCAGCGACGTGTTCAACAAGCAGATGCGTGCTCACGCACTCGAGAAGGGGTTCACGCTCAACGAGTACTCGCTGAGACCGGTGGGAGTTACAG GTGTGCCTGGTGAACCAGTGCCGGTATCTTCAGAAGAAGACATATTCGAGTACATTGACTACCCTTACAAGAAACCCGAGGATCGCAACATGTAA